The sequence GCCGAAGGCCGCGGCGACCAGGCCAAGGGCGACGCGCGCCAGTCCGTCGAGAAGGCCAAGGACGCGGTGAAGGACGTCATCAAGGACGACTGATCCGCCAGGCGCCACCCGGTGAACACCCGTAGCCGGCCCCGGGCGAGGGAGGGACCGCACATGCATGACACACCCGCCCAGGCGGTGCCCACGCCCGCGGGACCGCGCCTGGAGGCGCCGGACCCGCTCGGCACGGGAGAGGCGGACCCCGAGGCAGCGGGAACCGGCGAGTCGGACGCCGGCGGGCCGAAGATCGTTCGGGCCGCGGGCCGTTCGGCGGGGTCGTCCGGCACCGGCGGGACCGCAGCCACCGACGACGTCGCGGCTGTGGACGACACCGCGGCCGCCGGCACACCGGCCGGGCGCGCCGCACGGCCGCGCCGCCTCGTCGGAATGGCGGCGGCCGGGCAGTCGTGGTTCCGGACGGGCTTCGGCCTGGCGCTGGGCGCGATCCTGGCGTGGCTGGTGGCGCGGACCGTCCTCAGGCTGAGTGAGCTGCTGACGCTGCTGCTGCTCGCGGTGTTCATCGCGGTGAGCCTGGAGACGCTGGTCGGCGGGCTGGTGCGCCGAGGGCTGCGCCGCGGCTGGTCGGTGGCAGTGGTGGTGGCCGGGTTCGCGGCGCTGCTGGCGGGCTTCCTCGCGCTGCTCATCCCGCCGGTCACCGCCGCGGTCGACGCGCTCACCACCGGCATACCCCGCTGGCGCCGCCAACTGCGCGACCACCACTCCACGTTGGGTCGGCTGGAGGACCACTACCACGTCATCGAGAAGGCGCAGCAGCAACTCGGCTCAGGCGGTGCCTCCGAGGTGGCCGGTGGTGTGGTGGGCGCGGGGCAGATGGTGATCAACGTCGTCACCTCCGCCGTCATCGTCATCACCGTCACCTTGTACCTGATGGCCGCGCTGCCGACGATCAAGCAGTTCTGCCACCGGTTCGTGCCGGGCTCCCGGCGGCCGCGCGTGGAGGCCGTCACCGAGGAGATCCTCAGCCAGGTCGGGCGGTACATGCTGGGGAACATCGCGACCTCCGCGATCGCCGGTGTCGCCACGTTCGCGTGGTGCGCGGCGATCGGCGTGCCCTATCCCGCGGCGCTGGGCTTCTTCGTCGCACTGATGGACATGGTCCCCATCGTGGGCTCCACAGTGGGCGGCATCGTGGTCAGTCTCGTCGCGCTGATCGTCTCCTTCCCGGTGGCGCTGGCCACCGCGGCGTTCTACGTCGGCTTCCGCATCGCCGAGGACTACCTGATCATGCCGCGGGCGATGAAGTTCGCCGTGGACGTCCATCCGGTGGTGACGGTGGTCGCGGTGCTCGCGGGCGGCTCCCTGCTCGGCGTCATCGGCGGGCTGGTGGCGATCCCGGCGGCCGTCGCCCTCGGGATCGTGCTCGACGAGTATGTCTTCCCGCGCACCGATGCCGCCTGACCCGCAGCGCACCGCCCGATCGGGGCCGGTGTTCCGGCGTCATCGGGCCGGCAGGACGGCGCTCAGGATCGCCCGCACCTGGCCGAGCAGGTGGGCGAGGTCGAATCGGCCGGGCTGGGTGAGGGCGATGCGGCCGAAGTGTTCCGCGCAGGCGACGAGCGCGTGCGCGAGAACCTGCGGGTCGAGGGCGGACTCGCCGCGGTCGGCCAGCACGACGGAGAGCCAGGATTCGACTTGGCGCCGGAAGCGCTCCCGGTCCGCGTCGATGCGGTCGCGGACGACGGCGGGCGTGGTGCCCGGTGTGAGCAGGATCAGCCGCCAGGTGTCCGGGTCCTCGCGGAGCATGGCGGACATCCGGCGTACCGCCTCGGAGGCGAACGCGATCGGGTCGCGCAGGTCCGCCCTGCTGGGAACCGTCTCCAGCAGGGCGGCGAAGGCGCGGGCCTGCTGCCGGTCGAGCAGCGCGCCCAGCAGCGCGTCGAGGTTGTCGAAGGCCCCGTAGACCACCGAGCGGGTGACGCCGGCGCGCTTGGCGACGGCATCGACGGAGACCCGCTGGTAGCCGTCGCTCACGATCACGGCCAGGGCGGCGTCGAGCAGTTGCTCCCGGCGTTCCGCGATCGGCACGCGCGGGGCGTAGGGGCGCCGCTTGCGCGGGGTGGCTTCTGAAGAGGCGGACGCGGACACCTTGGCAGTTTACGACACGTGTGACTTAATTTAAGTCACCAGTGCCGTAATCGATGGGTGGCAGCATGGCCGGACTGAGGCGCAGCGAGGTACAACCGCACGACGACTACGGCTTCTTCGGCCCTGGTTCGGTGGTGTGGAAGGTGTGGGGGTACCCGACGTCGCTGACGGTGGGCTTCCAGCGGGCGGTGGTGGTGGAGGAACTCGACCCGCCCCTGGTCGCCGCGGTCCACCACACCCAGGGGATCTACCGGCGCCCTCGCACGCGTTACGACCGGACCCTGCGCTACTTCGCGATGGTGGCCTTCGCGGGCTCGCGCGACGTGTGCACGGCCGCGGACGTCCTGGTCAAGGTCCACTCCAAGGCGATCGGCCGGCTGCCCTACGGCGACGGGACCTACGACGCCAACGACCCCGCCTCGCAGTTGTGGATACAGCTCACCGGCTGGCACTCCATCCTCTACGCCTACGAGCGGTACGGGCCGGGGAAGCTCACCGACGAGGAGGAGCAGGAGTACTGGCAGGCGTGTGCGGTCGCCGCGGAGTTGCAGACGTGCTCCTCCGACGACGTTCCCCGCACTCGTGAGGGCGTCCGGGCGTACTTCGAGCGGATACGGCCGCGGTTGTCCGCCAGCCCGATCGCCCGGCAGGCCATGCGGCATCTGCTGAAGAGCGAGAACGTCCTGCCCCCGGCGTCCCGTTGGGCGAGGCCGGCCGACCTCGTCGCCGCGAAGGCACAGCGGATCGCCACCATCGCCACCATGCCGCGCTGGATGCGTGAGCTGGCGGGAATCCGGCAGTCGGCTCTCCTCGACCTGCTGATCGTGCCCGTCATGAAGGTCGCCTTCGCGGTGGTGCACCTCAGCCCACGGCTCGAACTGCGGCTGCTGGCAAGGCTTTCCCCGTCCACGGTGCCGGTGGTCGCACCGGTGAAGCTCGGCATCCCCCCGTGCCGCGAGGAGGTGCTGACGCCTGCCGAAGCCCGCGCCCGCCACGGCTTCGCCAGCCCCGCCGCCGCGCATCCCGACCTCCGGGCCCGGCAGGCCGCGCGCGTTCTCGACGACGGCAGGACCCCCAGCGAGCAGGCGCTCGTGGAGTCTCAGGAGATCCTGGGACCGCTCGCCTAGCACTCCAGTGAGAGCGCTCCGTATGTCCTGGTCAGCGGCCTGGTGGCGGTGAGCGAAGCCGGGCTGCTGCGGGGCCGGGGGCAGTTCCGCGGGGAGGTCGCACGAAGGTGTGTCCGCGCTGTTTGTAGTGGCAACGACGTGCGTGTGCTTGGTGCCGGCGGCGCCAATGGGACCAGGCCAGCGTGTGGTCGCGGGATGGATGGCGGTGGTGGGCGCATCTTCCGCAACGCGGCAGGGGGCTACGTCGATTCCGCTGCCTACGGAAAGACGTGGGCGCGGGCACGGCTCTCGCTGCTCCTCGCCCGGATCGGCACCACCTTGGAGACCGCCGCCGACGAATGGCTCGCCCCCAGCGGGCTGACCGGGCGGGACTACGCGGTCCTCCTGACCCTCGCCACCGATGCTCCGGACGCGCAGCAGCAACTCGCCCGGCTGCTCGGCAAGGCACCCGGTATCGCCGTCATCGCGGTCGACCGCCTCGAAGAAGCCGGGCTCGCAGAACGCCGGCGCAATCCGGCCGACCGCCGCCACAGCCAGGTGGTTGTCACCGCCCCCGGAGCACGAGCACTCAAGACAGCCGACAACATCGTCGGCCAAGGGCTCGCACAACTCCTACCGGGGTTGAACCGTCAGAATGCGCGTTCCTCCGCGACCTTCTCGCCTGCGGCGTCCGGCAACCACCCACCACACACGGGAACTGAAGCAGTCCCGGAGCGCCGTACGCGTGGACATGCCTTGGGCGTCGAGATCGGCGACATTTGCGTGACCCCTTGCCGTCGGCGACGTTCGCCCAGCTGGTTTGAGCTGCACTGATCTTCGTGGAGTCCTTGAAGCCTGGGTTACGATTCCGGGCGTAAGGAGAACCACGAGCAATGCCAGCACCCCGTAAGTACCCCAAGACCGCGGAGTTAGGGCCGATCCGTGTCTGTCAACCGGATCGGGCTATTTCGAGGAAGCGCAGGTCAGGGCAACGGGGCTCCTGGTAGAGCAGGGAAGCCGACCAAGGTCTTCCCGCTCGAAGGAGCCCCGTTGTCCGTTCAGTGTTCCACCGTCACGCTCACGTCGTCGATTACCGTCGCCGATGGTGTCTTCGCTCCGGGGCATCTCGGCGAACTGACCCGGCAGTTGCCCTTCGAACTCATCGATGACGTGCTGAAACGCGTCGGCGGTGCCCAGCGGAGGCTGCGGCTGCTGCCCTCGAGGGTGGGCGTGTACTTCGTGCTGGCACTGGTCCTCTTTCCGACGCTGGGGTACGTGCGCGTGTGGGACAAGCTCACCGCCGGGCTGCGCGGGCTTCTTCCCCGGGGCCCTCGGAGAAGGCCTTGCGAGAGGTCCGCAGGCGGCTGGGGGTCGCACCGCTCCGGTTGCTGTTCGAAACGTTGGCCGGCCCCGTGGCACAGCCGAACACACCCGGAGTGAGATACCGATGCTGGCGCACGGTCGCCTTCGACGGGTGCAGTTCCACCAAGGCCCCTGACCGGCCGCGAGTCTGTGCGTGGCTGGGCAAGCACAAGCACCGCTATGGCACGGACGGATACCCGATGCTCAAGATCATGGTGCTGTGCGAGACCGGAACCCGGGCCCTGCTCGGCGCAGTCTTCGGACCGACGCCCGAGAAAGAGACCGGTTATGCCGAGCAACTGCTTCCGCTGCTGGACGACGGCATGCTGCTGCTGAACGACCGGGGCTTCGACTCCGACGACTTCCTCGCGAAGGCCGCGGCCACCGGCGCCCAATTACTGGTACGGCTCAAGGGCACCCGGACACCTGCCCGTTGGGCGCCGTTGCCGGACGGGACGTTCCTGACCAGGATCAACGGGACCAAGCTGAGAATCATCGACGCGCGCATCACGGTGACCACGGCCAAAGGGCTGCGGCTGGAAGGCCACTACCGGCTGGCCACCACGCTGACCGATCACCGCCGCTATCCCGCCGCCGAGCTCGTGGAGCTCTACCACGAGCGCTGGGAGATCGAATCGGCGTTCTACTCGCTCCGTCACACCTTGCAGTGCGGCCTGGTACTGCGCTCCCAGGACGCGGCCGGCATCCAGCAGGAGTTATGGGCTCACCTGACCGTCTACCAGGCACTGCGCCGGGCGATGGTCGAGGCCGTCGAAACAGTCCCCGGCGCAGACCCGGACCGCGCCTCCTTCACCGTCGCCCTGGAGACCGCGAAAGACCAGGTCATCGCCGCCGCCGATATAGTGCCCGAGACCGGACCAGGCCAGATCGCATCGGCAGTACTGCACAACCTGCTCCCGCCCCGCCGGGCACGTGTCAACCCGCGTCGCGTCAAGTGCCCGATCTCCCGCTACGCCGCCCCGCCCGACCAGGCACAAGTCCTGGGCGCCTCCAGGATCGCCACCATCGTGCACTCGACCGCCGGACTGGGCGCCGACGGACGTCGCGACCGAACACTTCAACTCCTGCGCACTGACCCGCGCCGCACCTGGCCTTCTACGCCGGTTGGCCCAACGCC comes from Streptomyces sp. NBC_00448 and encodes:
- a CDS encoding TetR/AcrR family transcriptional regulator; protein product: MSASASSEATPRKRRPYAPRVPIAERREQLLDAALAVIVSDGYQRVSVDAVAKRAGVTRSVVYGAFDNLDALLGALLDRQQARAFAALLETVPSRADLRDPIAFASEAVRRMSAMLREDPDTWRLILLTPGTTPAVVRDRIDADRERFRRQVESWLSVVLADRGESALDPQVLAHALVACAEHFGRIALTQPGRFDLAHLLGQVRAILSAVLPAR
- a CDS encoding AI-2E family transporter, with translation MHDTPAQAVPTPAGPRLEAPDPLGTGEADPEAAGTGESDAGGPKIVRAAGRSAGSSGTGGTAATDDVAAVDDTAAAGTPAGRAARPRRLVGMAAAGQSWFRTGFGLALGAILAWLVARTVLRLSELLTLLLLAVFIAVSLETLVGGLVRRGLRRGWSVAVVVAGFAALLAGFLALLIPPVTAAVDALTTGIPRWRRQLRDHHSTLGRLEDHYHVIEKAQQQLGSGGASEVAGGVVGAGQMVINVVTSAVIVITVTLYLMAALPTIKQFCHRFVPGSRRPRVEAVTEEILSQVGRYMLGNIATSAIAGVATFAWCAAIGVPYPAALGFFVALMDMVPIVGSTVGGIVVSLVALIVSFPVALATAAFYVGFRIAEDYLIMPRAMKFAVDVHPVVTVVAVLAGGSLLGVIGGLVAIPAAVALGIVLDEYVFPRTDAA
- a CDS encoding MarR family winged helix-turn-helix transcriptional regulator, which codes for MDGGGGRIFRNAAGGYVDSAAYGKTWARARLSLLLARIGTTLETAADEWLAPSGLTGRDYAVLLTLATDAPDAQQQLARLLGKAPGIAVIAVDRLEEAGLAERRRNPADRRHSQVVVTAPGARALKTADNIVGQGLAQLLPGLNRQNARSSATFSPAASGNHPPHTGTEAVPERRTRGHALGVEIGDICVTPCRRRRSPSWFELH
- a CDS encoding oxygenase MpaB family protein, whose product is MAGLRRSEVQPHDDYGFFGPGSVVWKVWGYPTSLTVGFQRAVVVEELDPPLVAAVHHTQGIYRRPRTRYDRTLRYFAMVAFAGSRDVCTAADVLVKVHSKAIGRLPYGDGTYDANDPASQLWIQLTGWHSILYAYERYGPGKLTDEEEQEYWQACAVAAELQTCSSDDVPRTREGVRAYFERIRPRLSASPIARQAMRHLLKSENVLPPASRWARPADLVAAKAQRIATIATMPRWMRELAGIRQSALLDLLIVPVMKVAFAVVHLSPRLELRLLARLSPSTVPVVAPVKLGIPPCREEVLTPAEARARHGFASPAAAHPDLRARQAARVLDDGRTPSEQALVESQEILGPLA
- a CDS encoding CsbD family protein — translated: MGGSEKTDAKVDQIKGRAKETVGHAVGNERLEAEGRGDQAKGDARQSVEKAKDAVKDVIKDD